The following proteins are co-located in the Triticum aestivum cultivar Chinese Spring chromosome 1A, IWGSC CS RefSeq v2.1, whole genome shotgun sequence genome:
- the LOC123180121 gene encoding myb-like protein H, whose protein sequence is MDPLVNQGWTSSEEEEARSLIVGHNSHTIVYDDKNKRHNNIVDALHELFPSKTRQQVTDLYVNLAVEPYMMHSREERHVVGGNTHSVGPINLVNNNFGVSGQEIGASNICGINTMGDHVIDDYAVREEEEAATMNDNELIFGHALEDTRITETKEAPLMVDKNKMQILENNITSDQLVVPPRQGRFWTIDEHKLFLRGLGVYGRGDWKNISKHFVTTKTHVQVSSHAQKYFRRLHKRASFGTQRYSINDVGLHDEDPWSMNNSSGPLQMLGSTGLNNETSFGLQAPISSSIVMNNQPQLWPPFIYSHQINQQPVWSEHHMLGSTGVVTDGMGNSAPPCQQGSTCFPLGNV, encoded by the exons ATGGATCCATTGGTCAACCAAGGGTGGACCTCATCAGAGGAAGAGGAGGCAAGGTCACTCATTGTTGGGCACAACAGCCACACAATCGTGTATGATGACAAGAACAAGAGGCACAACAACATCGTGGATGCTCTCCATGAATTATTCCCTTCAAAGACAAGGCAGCAGGTAACAGATCTTTATGTCAATCTCGCCGTGGAACCGTATATGATGCATTCGAGGGAGGAGAGACATGTTGTTGGTGGCAACACACATAGTGTTGGCCCCATTAACCTAGTGAACAATAACTTTGGGGTGTCGGGTCAGGAGATTGGTGCTAGCAACATATGTGGCATCAATACCATGGGTGACCATGTGATTGACGACTATGCGGTACGAGAGGAGGAGGAAGCAGCAACCATGAATGATAATGAATTGATATTTGGTCATGCATTGGAGGATACGAGGATCACGGAGACGAAGGAAGCACCATTGATGGTAGACAAGAACAAGATGCAGATTTTGGAGAACAATATTACTAGTGATCAACTAGTTGTTCCCCCACGCCAAGGGAGGTTTTGGACCATCGACGAACACAA GTTGTTTCTCCGTGGGCTAGGTGTCTACGGTCGTGGTGACTGGAAAAACATATCCAAGCACTTTGTCACTACTAAAACGCATGTTCAAGTCTCAAGCCATGCACAAAAGTACTTTAGGAGGCTACATAAAAGAGCCTCGTTTGGGACGCAACGTTATAGCATCAACGATGTTGGGCTACACGATGAGGACCCATGGTCGATGAATAATAGTTCTGGTCCCTTGCAAATGCTTGGTTCTACCGGTCTCAACAATGAAACAAGCTTCGGGTTGCAGGCTCCGATAAGCTCATCCATAGTCATGAACAACCAGCCTCAGTTATGGCCACCTTTCATATATAGTCACCAAATAAATCAGCAGCCAGTGTGGAGTGAGCATCATATGTTGGGGTCAACTGGAGTTGTAACGGATGGCATGGGAAATTCTGCTCCTCCATGTCAACAAGGATCGACTTGTTTTCCTCTTGGCAATGTATGA